The Sagittula sp. P11 genome window below encodes:
- a CDS encoding ImmA/IrrE family metallo-endopeptidase — protein MPARYPDYPYVEPLATNVSQEEMEATISDLLANHPGVGLKEGPLDGLCRALNVDIEYSSPPHEMMLDVPLHKRAVIWLPKNGRPKNDRVAAAIGIGHWILHVPVTREKHPGCGIQALHRPKDPAAQLEARRFAYILLMPDEAFRNLWYEGRAQAVADVLNVPTQVVYERASMLDLTPPESGGDKYEWKERPAIGGY, from the coding sequence ATGCCTGCCCGTTACCCAGATTATCCCTATGTGGAACCCCTCGCCACCAACGTCTCACAGGAAGAGATGGAGGCGACGATCAGCGACCTTCTGGCGAACCACCCGGGCGTCGGCCTGAAGGAAGGGCCGCTCGACGGGCTGTGCCGGGCGCTGAACGTGGACATCGAATACTCCAGCCCGCCGCACGAGATGATGCTGGACGTCCCCCTGCACAAGCGGGCGGTGATCTGGCTGCCGAAAAACGGGCGACCGAAGAACGACCGCGTGGCTGCCGCCATCGGGATCGGCCACTGGATCCTGCATGTGCCGGTCACCCGGGAAAAGCACCCCGGCTGCGGGATACAGGCGCTGCACCGGCCAAAGGACCCCGCCGCCCAACTGGAGGCGCGCCGCTTCGCTTACATCCTTCTGATGCCGGACGAGGCGTTCCGCAATCTCTGGTACGAAGGGCGCGCACAGGCCGTGGCCGACGTACTCAACGTACCGACGCAGGTGGTTTACGAACGCGCGTCCATGCTGGACCTCACGCCGCCGGAAAGCGGAGGCGACAAATACGAATGGAAGGAGCGCCCGGCCATCGGCGGCTATTGA
- a CDS encoding HU family DNA-binding protein has protein sequence MAKPMTKTQLVAALAEKMDADKKTANAALDSLVEIITSEVAGGGAVTLPGVGKIYCRERPERMVRNPATGEQFKKEADKQVKMTIAKALKDSVNA, from the coding sequence ATGGCGAAGCCGATGACAAAGACCCAGCTTGTGGCTGCACTGGCAGAGAAGATGGACGCGGACAAGAAGACCGCGAACGCTGCTCTGGACAGCCTCGTGGAAATCATCACCTCTGAAGTGGCTGGCGGCGGTGCCGTGACCCTTCCCGGCGTGGGCAAGATCTATTGCCGCGAGCGTCCGGAGCGCATGGTTCGCAACCCCGCGACCGGCGAGCAATTCAAGAAAGAAGCCGACAAGCAGGTCAAGATGACCATTGCGAAGGCTCTGAAAGACAGCGTCAACGCCTGA
- a CDS encoding AMP nucleosidase yields the protein MQDTMEPFDVMTPDLPEPELFDDARAAVDRLCELYEASAGFLRDRFLQAMVEGHPGRRLRAYYPEVRFTTASFAKVDSRLSFGHVATPGTFATTVTRPYMFRHYLRQQIGLLLANHGVKVQVGASDVPMPVHFAVANYPDVTVPQEGAADFVLRDVFDVPDLTTTNDDIVNGVAVTLPGEAAPLAPFTAQRVDYSLARLAHYTATDPAHFQNHVLFTNYQFYVSEFEAYARAMLADEASGYTSFVSTDNVEISDPDAQIPVPLRMPQMPTYHLKRPDGSGITLVNIGVGPSNAKTATDHIAVLRPHAWLMVGHCAGLRNSQSLGDFVLAHGYLREDKVLDDDLPVWVPIPALAEIQVALEDAVAAETQLSGYDLKRIMRTGTVATVDNRNWELREHTGPVQRLSQSRAVALDMESATIAANGFRFRVPYGTLLCVSDKPLHGELKLPGMASDFYKTQVARHLRIGIRAMESLRDMPLERIHSRKLRSFEETAFL from the coding sequence ATGCAAGACACCATGGAGCCGTTCGACGTGATGACCCCGGACCTGCCGGAGCCGGAACTTTTCGACGATGCGCGCGCCGCGGTGGACCGGCTTTGCGAGCTTTACGAGGCGTCGGCAGGCTTCCTGCGGGACCGTTTCCTCCAGGCGATGGTCGAGGGGCATCCCGGCAGACGGCTCCGCGCCTACTATCCTGAGGTCCGTTTCACCACGGCCAGCTTCGCCAAGGTCGACAGCCGGCTTTCGTTCGGTCACGTGGCGACGCCGGGCACCTTCGCGACCACTGTGACCCGGCCCTACATGTTCCGCCACTACCTCAGGCAGCAGATCGGGTTGCTGCTGGCGAACCACGGGGTGAAGGTGCAGGTCGGTGCGTCGGACGTTCCGATGCCGGTGCATTTCGCGGTCGCCAACTATCCGGACGTGACCGTCCCGCAGGAAGGCGCCGCCGATTTCGTCCTGCGCGATGTCTTTGACGTGCCGGACCTGACGACGACCAACGATGACATCGTGAACGGGGTGGCGGTGACCCTGCCGGGAGAGGCGGCGCCGCTGGCGCCCTTCACGGCGCAGCGTGTCGACTATTCGCTGGCCCGGCTGGCGCATTACACGGCGACCGACCCGGCGCATTTCCAGAACCATGTGCTGTTCACCAACTACCAGTTCTATGTGTCGGAGTTCGAGGCCTACGCCCGCGCGATGCTGGCCGACGAGGCGTCGGGCTACACCAGCTTCGTGAGCACCGACAACGTCGAGATATCGGACCCCGACGCGCAGATCCCCGTGCCGCTGCGGATGCCGCAGATGCCGACCTATCACCTCAAGCGCCCGGATGGCTCCGGCATCACGCTGGTCAACATCGGTGTCGGCCCGTCGAACGCCAAGACCGCCACCGACCACATCGCGGTGCTGCGCCCCCATGCCTGGCTGATGGTCGGGCATTGTGCGGGGCTGCGGAACTCTCAGTCGCTGGGGGATTTCGTGCTGGCGCACGGCTACCTGCGCGAGGACAAGGTGCTGGACGACGACCTGCCGGTCTGGGTGCCGATCCCGGCGCTGGCCGAGATCCAGGTCGCGCTGGAAGATGCCGTCGCGGCCGAGACGCAGCTTTCGGGCTACGACCTGAAGCGGATCATGCGGACGGGAACGGTGGCGACGGTCGACAACCGCAACTGGGAACTGCGGGAGCACACCGGCCCGGTCCAGCGCCTGTCCCAGTCGCGCGCGGTGGCCCTGGACATGGAATCCGCGACGATTGCCGCCAACGGCTTCCGCTTCCGGGTGCCTTACGGCACGCTGCTGTGCGTGTCCGACAAGCCGCTGCATGGCGAGCTGAAGCTGCCCGGCATGGCCTCCGACTTCTACAAGACGCAGGTGGCACGGCATCTGAGAATCGGTATACGGGCCATGGAATCACTGCGCGATATGCCTCTGGAACGCATCCACAGCCGCAAATTGCGCAGCTTTGAAGAGACTGCATTCCTCTGA
- a CDS encoding VOC family protein: protein MIEGMNLETVQPEDFGQALRGFGVNLLVRDVRNQAVRLSAVFGMTAHRISDDFAILLYGPQVFQLHSDGTYHANPLLSLLPEQPPRGAGLELRLFGTDPDEATARAEAHGFHVLQPPTDKPHGLREAYMLCPDGYAWVPSRPLD, encoded by the coding sequence ATGATCGAGGGAATGAACCTGGAGACCGTCCAGCCGGAGGATTTCGGCCAGGCGTTGCGCGGGTTCGGCGTCAACCTGCTGGTACGCGACGTGCGGAATCAGGCGGTCCGGCTGTCCGCCGTGTTCGGCATGACGGCGCACCGGATCAGCGACGACTTCGCCATCCTGCTGTACGGGCCGCAAGTGTTCCAGTTGCATTCCGACGGCACATACCATGCCAATCCGCTGCTGTCGCTCCTGCCCGAGCAGCCGCCGCGCGGGGCCGGTCTGGAACTGCGGCTGTTCGGGACGGACCCGGACGAAGCCACAGCCCGCGCAGAGGCGCATGGCTTCCACGTGCTGCAACCGCCAACCGACAAGCCGCACGGCCTGCGCGAGGCGTACATGCTTTGCCCGGACGGCTACGCCTGGGTGCCGTCGCGGCCGCTGGACTGA
- a CDS encoding DNA topoisomerase IB has translation MLATLSLTYYPDSRPGIRRLRCGRGFSYLAPDGTRIDDTTERARIKALAVPPAYEDVWICPLPDGHLQATGRDARSRKQYRYHPDWRSWRDAQKYDHLRTFGEILPGLRRRIRRTLRQGEVGDHAFALAAILALLDRASLRIGTADYARENRTYGATTLKRRHVALDGDGLRFRFAAKGGKRVDKSLQDRTLNRILTRMGDLPGPELIKWIDDDGARHAVSSGEVNAWLEEVTGTEGLTAKTFRTWNGTVAALEAAEQADKPTIKRMAEAAADRLHNTPAIARSSYIHPRVIALAEDPRDLSAAPDVRGLRRSECRLLHLLSD, from the coding sequence ATGCTCGCCACATTGTCCCTCACCTACTACCCAGACTCTCGCCCCGGCATACGCCGGCTGCGGTGCGGACGCGGTTTTTCCTATCTTGCGCCGGACGGCACGCGCATCGACGACACCACGGAACGCGCCCGGATCAAGGCGCTGGCGGTGCCGCCCGCCTATGAGGACGTGTGGATCTGCCCGCTGCCGGACGGGCACCTGCAAGCGACGGGCCGCGACGCCCGCAGCCGCAAGCAGTACCGCTACCACCCTGACTGGCGGTCGTGGCGCGATGCCCAGAAGTACGACCATCTGCGCACCTTCGGAGAGATCCTGCCCGGCCTGAGGCGGCGTATCCGGCGAACGCTGCGGCAGGGTGAGGTCGGCGATCATGCCTTTGCCCTCGCCGCCATTCTGGCCCTGCTGGACCGCGCCTCCCTCAGGATCGGCACGGCGGACTATGCCCGCGAAAACCGGACCTATGGCGCCACCACGCTGAAGCGGCGGCATGTGGCGCTCGACGGCGACGGGCTGCGGTTCCGCTTTGCCGCGAAAGGGGGCAAGCGGGTGGACAAGTCGCTGCAGGACCGGACGCTGAACCGCATCCTGACGCGCATGGGCGACCTGCCCGGTCCCGAACTCATCAAGTGGATCGACGACGACGGCGCGCGTCACGCGGTCAGCTCAGGCGAGGTCAACGCCTGGCTCGAGGAGGTCACCGGCACCGAGGGCCTGACCGCCAAGACGTTCCGCACCTGGAACGGCACTGTTGCCGCGCTTGAGGCTGCCGAGCAGGCGGACAAGCCCACGATCAAGAGGATGGCCGAGGCGGCGGCCGACCGTCTGCACAACACGCCGGCCATTGCCCGCTCCTCCTATATCCACCCCAGGGTGATTGCCCTCGCCGAAGACCCGCGCGACCTGTCGGCGGCGCCGGATGTGCGAGGCCTGCGCCGCAGCGAATGCCGCCTTTTGCACCTGCTGTCGGATTGA
- a CDS encoding class II aldolase and adducin N-terminal domain-containing protein codes for MNAPQTRPNLDYWQERVDLAAAFRWTVRLNMHEAVANHFSLAVNDDGSKFLMNPNQMHFSRVRASDLLLVDANDPATLDRPGAPDPTAWGLHGALHRHCPHARCAMHVHSVHATVLACLKDKRLPPLDQNCAMFFNRVAIDDAYGGLAFEEEGERCAQLLQDPKVKTLVMGNHGVMVIGDTVAETWNRLYYFERAAQTYITALQTGMELDFLSDEVAEKTAHEIETYPEQDIRHLAELKAILDDEGSDYAA; via the coding sequence ATGAACGCACCACAAACCCGACCGAACCTTGATTACTGGCAGGAGCGTGTCGACCTGGCCGCTGCCTTCCGGTGGACCGTCCGCCTGAACATGCACGAAGCCGTCGCCAATCACTTCTCGCTGGCGGTCAACGACGACGGGTCGAAGTTCCTGATGAACCCCAACCAGATGCATTTCTCGCGCGTGCGCGCGTCCGATCTGCTGCTGGTGGACGCAAACGACCCTGCCACGCTGGACCGCCCCGGCGCGCCCGATCCGACCGCCTGGGGCCTGCACGGCGCCCTGCACCGCCACTGCCCGCACGCCCGCTGCGCCATGCACGTGCATTCGGTCCATGCGACGGTGCTGGCCTGCCTGAAGGACAAGCGCCTGCCGCCGCTCGATCAGAACTGCGCGATGTTCTTCAACCGTGTCGCCATCGACGATGCCTATGGTGGGCTGGCCTTCGAAGAGGAAGGCGAACGTTGCGCTCAGCTCTTGCAGGACCCGAAGGTGAAGACGCTGGTGATGGGAAACCACGGCGTGATGGTGATCGGCGACACCGTGGCCGAGACCTGGAACCGGCTTTACTACTTCGAGCGCGCCGCGCAGACCTACATCACGGCGCTGCAGACCGGAATGGAACTGGACTTCCTCTCGGACGAGGTCGCCGAGAAGACGGCCCACGAGATCGAGACCTACCCGGAACAGGACATCCGGCACCTGGCCGAGCTGAAAGCGATCCTCGACGACGAAGGGTCCGACTACGCGGCCTGA
- a CDS encoding class I SAM-dependent methyltransferase, protein MAQDLEAAYGLDTPDDNIALYRDWARTYDAAFAEEMDYVLPMHVAEAYRDGGGTGPVIDLGAGTGLCGAALRTLGIGPVTATDLSEEMLQVAEGKGIYDRLFTGNLLDRLPVGGGAFAGAVSSGTFTHGHVGPEALPEVLRVIRPGGIAVISVNAAHWSDKGYDAAIAALEGVEATWKEVPIYGAASKGAHAKDLSRILTLKRSVG, encoded by the coding sequence ATGGCACAGGATCTCGAAGCGGCCTACGGGCTGGATACCCCCGACGACAACATCGCGCTCTACCGTGACTGGGCGCGGACCTACGACGCCGCGTTTGCCGAAGAGATGGACTACGTCCTGCCGATGCACGTCGCCGAGGCCTATCGCGACGGCGGCGGGACAGGCCCGGTGATCGACCTGGGGGCCGGCACGGGTCTGTGTGGCGCGGCATTGCGGACGCTGGGGATCGGCCCGGTCACCGCAACCGATCTGTCCGAAGAGATGCTGCAGGTCGCCGAGGGGAAGGGCATCTACGACCGGCTCTTCACCGGCAACCTGCTGGATCGCCTGCCAGTCGGGGGCGGCGCCTTTGCCGGGGCGGTGAGTTCCGGCACCTTCACCCATGGCCATGTCGGGCCGGAGGCACTGCCCGAGGTCTTGCGCGTGATCCGTCCGGGCGGGATCGCGGTGATTTCCGTCAATGCCGCGCATTGGTCCGACAAGGGGTATGACGCGGCGATTGCGGCGCTTGAAGGGGTGGAGGCCACGTGGAAAGAGGTGCCGATCTACGGGGCCGCGTCCAAGGGAGCGCACGCAAAGGACCTCAGCCGCATCCTGACTCTTAAGCGCTCCGTGGGGTAG
- a CDS encoding transglycosylase SLT domain-containing protein, which translates to MLPRLTLILMLALTAACSAPKPEPVVKPADALPLFPNETPELRDAINKWSDHYGLPRPLVHRLAIRESTHNPKARNGPYWGLFQILPATARTMGFRGSDSDLLDAETNLQYALKYLKGAYMVADGDWDDSIMWYAKGYYYEAKRKGLLVETGLRSN; encoded by the coding sequence ATGCTGCCACGCCTTACGTTGATCCTCATGCTGGCCCTGACCGCGGCATGCTCCGCCCCCAAGCCGGAGCCCGTCGTCAAGCCCGCCGATGCGCTGCCGCTGTTCCCCAACGAGACGCCCGAGCTGCGCGATGCCATCAACAAGTGGTCTGACCATTACGGTCTGCCGCGCCCGCTGGTGCACCGCCTCGCGATCCGCGAGAGCACGCACAATCCCAAGGCCCGCAACGGCCCCTACTGGGGCCTCTTCCAGATCCTGCCCGCCACCGCGCGCACGATGGGGTTCCGCGGCTCGGACTCCGATCTTCTGGATGCGGAGACGAACCTCCAGTACGCGCTGAAGTACCTGAAGGGCGCCTACATGGTCGCCGACGGCGACTGGGACGACTCGATCATGTGGTACGCCAAGGGCTACTACTACGAGGCCAAGCGCAAAGGCCTGCTGGTCGAAACCGGGTTGCGGTCGAACTGA
- a CDS encoding 2Fe-2S iron-sulfur cluster-binding protein, protein MFHDLTVSNVRPEGDSAVALTFDIPGAAAETFRFVPGQYLTLRADVEGADLRRSYSIAEGAAGRLCVGVREVPGGVFSTFAQSVKAGDVLRVMAPEGRFVWRGEKRVVLIAAGSGITPMLSIASAVLEAGGEVALIYGNRSTGTIMFRGALEDLKDRYVERFTLMHVLSREPQDVALLNGRVTGEKVVALARAGAVDLAGAEGVFLCGPGAMIEDVSTALEGIVDRDKIHFERFYTEGEAPRPARSAEAEAAAAQGVAVEVVLDGVRRGFSVGSEDDNVVDAAARAGLELPFSCKGGMCCTCRCKVVEGSAEMAVNYSLEPWETEAGFTLACQARPTSDRLVLDFDAA, encoded by the coding sequence ATGTTCCACGATCTGACCGTCAGCAACGTCCGTCCCGAAGGCGACTCCGCCGTGGCGTTGACCTTCGACATTCCCGGCGCCGCGGCAGAGACCTTCCGGTTCGTCCCGGGGCAGTACCTGACCTTGCGCGCCGACGTGGAGGGCGCCGATCTGCGCAGGTCGTATTCGATTGCCGAGGGCGCGGCGGGCCGGCTTTGTGTCGGTGTGCGCGAAGTCCCGGGCGGGGTGTTTTCGACCTTCGCGCAGAGCGTGAAGGCCGGGGACGTGCTGCGGGTGATGGCGCCGGAGGGCCGCTTTGTCTGGCGCGGGGAGAAGCGGGTGGTGCTGATCGCGGCCGGGTCCGGAATAACGCCGATGCTGTCGATCGCCTCGGCCGTTCTGGAGGCCGGGGGTGAGGTGGCGCTGATCTACGGCAACCGCTCGACCGGGACGATCATGTTCCGGGGGGCGCTGGAGGACCTCAAGGACCGCTACGTGGAGCGTTTCACCCTGATGCACGTCCTCAGCCGAGAACCGCAGGACGTCGCGCTGCTGAATGGCCGTGTGACTGGCGAGAAGGTCGTTGCGCTGGCGCGTGCGGGCGCTGTCGACCTTGCCGGAGCGGAGGGGGTGTTCCTCTGCGGACCGGGGGCGATGATCGAGGACGTCAGCACCGCGCTCGAGGGGATCGTCGACCGAGACAAGATCCATTTCGAAAGGTTCTACACCGAAGGCGAAGCGCCCCGTCCGGCCCGCAGCGCCGAGGCAGAGGCCGCGGCGGCGCAGGGCGTTGCCGTCGAGGTCGTGCTGGACGGCGTGCGGCGCGGGTTCAGTGTCGGCAGCGAAGACGACAACGTGGTGGATGCGGCGGCGCGTGCCGGTCTCGAACTGCCGTTTTCCTGCAAGGGCGGCATGTGCTGTACCTGCCGCTGCAAGGTGGTCGAGGGCAGTGCCGAGATGGCGGTCAACTACTCGCTGGAGCCGTGGGAAACAGAGGCCGGATTCACGCTTGCCTGCCAGGCGCGGCCGACGTCGGACCGGCTCGTTCTGGACTTCGACGCGGCCTGA
- the paaD gene encoding 1,2-phenylacetyl-CoA epoxidase subunit PaaD, producing MTAEATDTLADRAWEAAAAVPDPEVPCVTVADLGILRWVRMEEEVAVAGVTPTYSGCPAVLAIELAIEAALRSAGFEARIERLMAPAWTTDWITPEGREKLRAYGIAPPVSGQGKGALFAAPEVACPRCGAADTERLSEFGSTACKAHYRCRACGEPFDYFKCI from the coding sequence GTGACGGCAGAGGCCACCGATACCCTCGCGGACCGGGCCTGGGAGGCCGCCGCGGCGGTGCCCGATCCGGAAGTGCCCTGCGTGACGGTGGCCGATCTGGGCATCCTGCGGTGGGTGCGGATGGAGGAAGAAGTCGCCGTGGCCGGGGTCACGCCGACCTATTCCGGGTGCCCCGCCGTGCTGGCCATTGAACTGGCGATCGAGGCGGCGCTGCGGTCCGCCGGGTTCGAGGCGCGGATCGAGCGGCTGATGGCCCCGGCGTGGACGACCGACTGGATCACGCCCGAGGGTCGCGAGAAGCTGCGCGCCTACGGCATCGCGCCGCCGGTTTCGGGGCAGGGGAAGGGCGCGCTCTTTGCCGCGCCCGAGGTGGCCTGCCCGCGCTGCGGGGCCGCCGACACCGAGCGGCTGTCCGAGTTCGGTTCGACCGCGTGCAAGGCGCATTACCGTTGCCGCGCCTGCGGCGAGCCCTTCGACTACTTCAAATGCATCTGA